catgtgtgtatgtgtatgcgcCTTTGTGCGTAGTGCTGTCTCAGGcacacaccacccacacacactcgagTGCTggcgctttttttttacatgacaacggcgacggtgcgcgccgcctcaACAGATGCGAGATcgaagcaaaaaaaaaaacatcaAGGCCGAATGGGAAGGTGACTAAGACGTTTGTGAGTTGATCGTTGTTGTTACGTTATGATGTCTGCGCTTGTGCTCCTACCCCCCCTGCCTTTCGCCCCACCCTTCGCCCCTTTTTCTACCCAACTTACACCCGCTCCTTGCTCGTTCTCTCTCACTGGTCGACGTCTTTTCCTCTCTGTTTTCGCTATCTATatgcccctctctctctctctgtgtgtgtgtgtgtgtgagcttCTAGAGGTGCCTTCAACAGCAACGagctatatatatatatatatatatgtcgagtgtatgcgtgcgtgcttcgGTGGATATGGCTCGACATTGAcgtatgcgcgtgtgcgtgtgcgcatgccatcAACCTGttttgctctctctctctgtcgatctctctgtgcttgtgcgtggtTGTCTCTCGAAGATTGGGTGCCTCCTCGTTCTCCTTGATGGTTTTGCTTTTTCGTATACATGTCTGTGTTGcacttcccctcccccccaccgcATCTCCCATCCCCGTCCGCTCCCACGGCTCTCTTGCTCTGTGTCTCCATCTTCACACCCCGCcatgcgcctctctcgctcgctcgctcgcgtgcgtgtgtgcgtgcgttgctGTTTGCTCTTCATGTCCCCTTGTGCCCATCGCTTCCCACACGAAGGGTCTTCTGGTGCTTTAGTCACTTGTTAGGTACTGACCTCGTGCTTCGCCTCTCCCCGTGCCGGTGTGGGCGGTCACTGGCCCTGTGCATGCGCAGAGACGGAGGTGGTCgttcacgcgcacacagccgCAGAGGGCTGGCACACACCAATCAGGATTCAACAACAGGCCCGAAGGGGAGAACTGGCAAAAAAGGGAGGGTAGTGAGCCCACCCTctacacacccacacacgaaCATAGACagtgtgcgtatgtgtgaaggacgggagggaggagggatgTAGAGAAACatagggagggggaggatgTAGAGACGGAGAAAGCAAACCTATCGTGAGTGCATGGAGGAAGTGGCGAATGTGTGTAGGCACGACgtgcagcagtagcagcagcgctgcacacTCTTTTTCTGTGTCTCACCTGTctcgctcctctctcgctgtgcgctctcccccctctctctccatcgaAAAAAGAGGACACGGGAGGGTACTGATATCAAGTGACgggcatacacacacacacacagacacagacgaCACCAATGCAATAAACAAAGCTGGAATGGGATCTGTTGACGAGGGCAGGCGACAGAGAAGACGTAGTGGCTCGAAGTCGCAGCGAGTGTGTGAAGTCCTTGAATATTGCCTGCCATCCCCTGCCGTGCCTCTCTTTATGGACACTGGTTTATGACTGTGTGGGGGCCCTGCATTGGCTCGCACCTCGCATCTGCGCAGTGGatcactcctcctcccggCCAGTTAGTGTCACCTCACTGCGCGAACCCACCATACGCCGACGCACAAACGGGAGCTACCGTTTTTGAGCGCATGGGAAGACggagggaaaagggaagacggagggaaaagggaagagggggaggaggagggaggcgaggcctctctccgccctcccgccccgcacctctctctctgtctcgcGTTAAGGAGTGGCCTGTGCGGTGCTCTATGTATAGACGCGcatgcacatacacatcaccctccccccaaatACCCATGGTCTTTGTTTTCGTTGTTATCTTCCCACCCGCGTTGAGAGAGCGTCGTTTCATGTGCAACACGTCGAATTCCCActgttctccctctctttcttttggatggcgtgtacgtgtgcccgcctcctcccttcccttgcCACGTGCCctacacgcgcacgtacatggtagggcggcgcagcacttCTCTATCTAACCTTTCTCGCCTCCTCATGGCACGAGGGACTCTCAACCAGGAAGTGAGCTGCGTCGTTGCTTTTCCCACACTGCTCTACCCATCTCTGCTGCATCGCAAGGGAGGGACAACAGGGActagcagcagcacatcTGGCCTCGGTGGCTATGGgagcggagctgcagcaggccaGGGTGCGCCCCGGGAAGTGGTAGTGCCTGGCTTGATACTGGAGGTGCGTCGGCTGTGGCAGCCGCCATTGCCCACTactgcctcctcgtctgaCACAGATGTCGCGCCTCCGAGCGCCTCGCCGTACAGCGCCACTCCTTCCACGGTGGAGAGGGACTCGCACCGGAGTCAACGCACCATCACGTCTAGTGCTGCCGTGATAGATAAAGAAGCGGCAGCTGGGGCAGACGCCAAGGACGCCGGCGCGTGTCTGTACGCCTTCGTGCGTGTGAAGGAAGTAGACCACCGGCTCAGTGCGTGGTTTCATGCAGACGACGTCTACGTAAAGACGGCTGTCGCGCAGTCCACGTTTGCGCACGCTGCCGAGGATTCAGCGGTGCTTTCCTCCACACCTGACACGGCTGCGACACCGTATGGACTGACCGATGACATGGTCCAGCTTTCTCGCGTCCTGCACCGTCCATGGCTCAGCGGTGTGTACATGGAGGTGACTCCTGGCATGGCCCGCACCCAACGCGCCCGCCGTCAGCTCGACTACCTCGAGGAGCGGCTCCTGCGCGACTGCCGCACCCCGACCACGGTGCGCTACTTTGTGTATCTGAACACGTACGTGTTTGCCCCGTGGTACTACGCACCGTTTGGCTTGCTGAACAGCGAGTATGACCCGATGCTGCCGTGGACGGGGGCGGCTGGCGCGTCGACCGGCGCGACCCCAGCTGGCGAAGGTGCCGATGCCACCGTCTCGTCGGTcgacgtgcagcagcagcctttCATCCGGGACGCTTTTTTgtgccccttctccctccgcATCTACTCGACCTACGCGCAGATGCACTACGAGACCCGCACCTACCGCGCAGGCCGCCTGCGTCCGCCGGGCGAAGAGGTGTACCGCGACGAGGTGCGTGGCCTTTCCCTCTTCAAGATCAACGGTAGTCAACACATCACCTACTGCCGCCACCTCTTCCTCATTGGCAAGTCGTTTCTGGAGAACAAGCTCGCCGGGCACGACGTGCACAACTACTACTTCTACGTGTTGTGCCTGCACCACCGCTACTTCCCTGACTACGTGTCCGACCCCTCTGCCATGTACTTCGCCGGCTTCTTCACCTGGGAGAAACATGTGAGCGAGTACAACCTGGCCTGTATCGCGACGTTGCCGTGCTTTGGGCGCCGCTCCAGTCGCCAGAGACCGGTGGCACCGCCGGATGGCTcagccgcggccgcctcgcaccCGCCTAGGGTGCTTCGCCATCTTGGCCAGTTCATGATCGCCGCCAGCTACGAGCTCGCCTACCGCCGCAAGCAGACGGGCACCCCGGAGAAGCCTCTCTCCGACTTGGGTGCCGTCGCGTATCGGCACTTCTGGCGCCGCGCCATTGTGCGCTGGATGAAGGACACGCTGAACGCGATGCGGCGAGCCGCTGCGGTTTGCGTCGACGATGACGATGTGGACAAGGCCGACCGGAAAGGTGCCCAAGCCGGCGGACAGGTTGCGCCGCGATTGAGCCACGCATTAGGCAAGGGcgcgcctctcgctcttgACGCTGACTCTGCGGCCGTGGAGGTGGTCGTGCTTGCGACGGAGGACAGGGCGGTGTCATGCGCACGCGATGCCGACAGCCGCCGCTCCGGCGAAGGGAAGGCGTCACCATCCGCGCGCAAGCGTTCCCGTGCCGACGCGAAGACGGAACACGAGAGGGGCGTGgacagcgaagaggaggcgcgaTTGCCTTCTTCCCACGGCAAGTTGCCACTCGTGGCGACCGCCCCTCTGTCTTCGACCAAGAAGGGAGTGCTAGGCGtcgacgcagctgcacagtCCCCTGCGGCCACCTCATCGGTtgctggcgcggctgcttttACGCAGCGGACCACCATCAAGGACATtgcggcggctgtgcgccTGGAGGAAGCTGACGTGCTCAGGACGCTGCTGGGCATGGGTGTGCTGCATCGCAGCAGTGAGGACCGTGGTATTCAGcttctgctgccgcagcggtacGTGGATTGGATGTACGACGAGATGCTCCGCTGGGAGAGCAGCGTCGAGCACGCCGTCTTTCAGTCAGCCCTCCTCAAGTCCCGCGGCTCTCACACCAGCACACGCTGACTGTCCCTGCACCTTCTCTCGTTCCTCActttccctcctccatcccGTCGCcagggcggtggaggcggaccGCTCAAgagcgtcgtcgccgtctgcggaggaggtgagcgccCTCATGTTGGGTGGTCCCTtgctccacacacacagtgaaGGGGGGAGCGCGCAGTTCCGTAGTTGGCCGAAAAGTCACATGCCTTTTTTTCCGCCatggcggtgtgtgtgggggggggggtggcgatGGCACGCACCCGCAGCCGTTTTCCTTTTTATCGCATGAGGGATGGCCTGCCCATCTCCTTGTTGGTGTCCCCCGTTCCTGCGCATGTGACGGAGGATGTCCAGGCAATCAACGCTGCCGAGCAGAACATCTACGcatgcatatatatacatatgcATGCgtaggtgtgtgcgtgtgtgtctcggcAGGTATGTTCCTTTCCTCTGTTgttcgctcttttttttgtcgtttCTTTGccactctctcctctctctcgccgctcCACGTCTGCATCTTCATCATGCACACGCAACGTCGTATCCTTACCACCCCCTTTCctcgcccacccacccacacaaacCCGTCACCAGGTGTTCATGGtctgcggcggtgcaccCCTCCCACACCTATTCTGATtatctttccttttctcttttttcccGCTCTCACAACCTGCCCGTTGTCCACGTCCAACCAACGCCACCGCGTCCTCTACTTGGTGCACACCGATCGGCGCGCGAGTGGGCGTCTTCTTGCGTCAAGTGTGTGggtgccccccctcccactaCCACTACCCCACACGCACTCACCGACACATACAGGCGATCGAGCAAAGTacaacgacaacgacgaaAGGGGCAAGAGAACGGGGCTACACAAGGTACAACACATACAAACAGAGATAGACAGCCACAcagccaacacacacacacacacacatacacacacacaccgtcgTGCACATAGAGATCGACCCGTGtctcgccccccctccacgctcgctcgcgcgcgcgctctccagACACGCAAGACCCCATAAGCGTACCTACAGCTGCACTCAAGCATACCCTATAAGCAGGAAGCATCAGCGTGCTTCcaggaagagaaaaaaaatgggCAAAACCGTAGAACAGATTTACCAGAAGAAGACTCAGCATGATCACATCCTCACGCGTCCTGACATGTACATCGGCACGATTGAGCCGGTGACAGACGACATCTGGGTCTATGACGATGCAGAGAACATTATGAAGCAGCACAAGTGCACCTGGACACCCGGGCTGTACAAGATCTTTGATGAGATACTGGTCAATGCGGCGGACAACAAGGTACGCGACCCGATCGGCCAGACCGTCATTCGGGTGTGGATGACGGAGAACTATGTGCGAGTGTACAACAACGGCGAGGGCATCCCAATCCAGAAGCATCGCGAGCACGATCTCTGGGTGCCGGAAATGATCTTTGGGCAcctcctcacctcctccaacTATGACGATgaggaggcgaaggtgaCGGGCGGGCGCAACGGCTTCGGCGCGAAGCTGACGAACGTATTCTCGAAGCAGTTCGAGGTCGAGACCGTGCACAGCCGCTCTCGCAAGAAGTTCTACATGAAATGGACGAACAACATGCTGCAACACGACGACCCTATTATCGTGTcgtgcgacagcgccgacTACACCATGGTCACCTTTTACCCCGACTTTGCACGCTTCCACGTCGATAAGTTTAGCGAGGACATGCTGCTGATGATGAAGCGACGCGTGTACGACGTCGCGGGGTGCACCGACAAGACACTCAAGTGCTTCCTGAACGATGAGCGCATCGCCTGCACCACTTTCCCGGAGTACGTCGACCTCTACCCCACCATgggcgaggagaggaaggcggcgAGCTACTCGCGCGTGAATGACCGGTGGGAggtgtgcgtacgtgtgtcGAACATTGGGCCACAGCAGGTGAGCTTCGTCAActccatcgccaccacccgcGGCGGCACACATGTCAAGTACATCATGGACCAAATCATCTCCAAGGTGGTGGAGCAGgccaagaaa
Above is a window of Leishmania mexicana MHOM/GT/2001/U1103 complete genome, chromosome 28 DNA encoding:
- a CDS encoding putative histone acetyltransferase; the protein is MVGRRSTSLSNLSRLLMARGTLNQEVSCVVAFPTLLYPSLLHRKGGTTGTSSSTSGLGGYGSGAAAGQGAPREVVVPGLILEVRRLWQPPLPTTASSSDTDVAPPSASPYSATPSTVERDSHRSQRTITSSAAVIDKEAAAGADAKDAGACLYAFVRVKEVDHRLSAWFHADDVYVKTAVAQSTFAHAAEDSAVLSSTPDTAATPYGLTDDMVQLSRVLHRPWLSGVYMEVTPGMARTQRARRQLDYLEERLLRDCRTPTTVRYFVYLNTYVFAPWYYAPFGLLNSEYDPMLPWTGAAGASTGATPAGEGADATVSSVDVQQQPFIRDAFLCPFSLRIYSTYAQMHYETRTYRAGRLRPPGEEVYRDEVRGLSLFKINGSQHITYCRHLFLIGKSFLENKLAGHDVHNYYFYVLCLHHRYFPDYVSDPSAMYFAGFFTWEKHVSEYNLACIATLPCFGRRSSRQRPVAPPDGSAAAASHPPRVLRHLGQFMIAASYELAYRRKQTGTPEKPLSDLGAVAYRHFWRRAIVRWMKDTLNAMRRAAAVCVDDDDVDKADRKGAQAGGQVAPRLSHALGKGAPLALDADSAAVEVVVLATEDRAVSCARDADSRRSGEGKASPSARKRSRADAKTEHERGVDSEEEARLPSSHGKLPLVATAPLSSTKKGVLGVDAAAQSPAATSSVAGAAAFTQRTTIKDIAAAVRLEEADVLRTLLGMGVLHRSSEDRGIQLLLPQRYVDWMYDEMLRWESSVEHAVFQSALLKSRGSHTSTR